The following coding sequences lie in one Wolbachia endosymbiont strain TRS of Brugia malayi genomic window:
- a CDS encoding ankyrin repeat domain-containing protein translates to MSEGWTLLHLAVECNNLLMVKLLLDKKVGVNI, encoded by the coding sequence ATTTCAGAAGGTTGGACATTACTACACCTCGCTGTAGAATGTAACAATCTACTAATGGTAAAGCTTTTACTAGACAAGAAAGTAGGTGTTAATATCTGA
- a CDS encoding pyruvate dehydrogenase complex E1 component subunit beta has translation MVTLSVREALCTAIREEMQNNHDVFIMGEEVAEYDGAYKVTKGLLKEFGKNRVVDTPITEHGFAGLAVGAAFAGLRPIVEFMTFNFSMQAIDQIVNSAAKINYMSGGQLGCPIVFRGPNGAAARVAAQHSQCFASWYSHVPGLKVIAPYFASDCRGLLKAAIRDPDPVIFLENEIAYGHEHEVPDSELSDKDYLLEIGKAAVIREGKDVTITAFSLKLKDALNAADLLSGGGIEAEVIDLRTLRPLDTETIINSIRKTNRLVSIEEGWPFAGIGAELSAVVMEQGFDYLDAPVVRVTGKDIPLPYAANLEKKALPQVEDIVETVHQVCFRKK, from the coding sequence ATGGTGACCTTGAGTGTAAGAGAAGCTTTATGTACAGCAATTAGAGAAGAAATGCAAAACAATCATGATGTATTTATCATGGGTGAAGAAGTTGCGGAGTATGATGGCGCTTATAAAGTAACAAAAGGGTTGCTGAAAGAGTTTGGAAAAAATAGGGTGGTTGATACACCCATTACTGAACATGGATTTGCTGGTCTTGCTGTTGGAGCAGCATTTGCTGGACTCAGGCCAATAGTTGAATTTATGACTTTTAATTTTTCCATGCAGGCTATTGATCAAATTGTGAATTCCGCAGCAAAAATAAATTATATGTCAGGTGGACAGCTTGGATGTCCCATAGTATTTCGTGGACCAAACGGCGCTGCAGCAAGAGTCGCTGCACAACATTCCCAATGTTTTGCATCTTGGTATTCGCATGTACCAGGATTAAAAGTAATAGCACCTTATTTTGCCTCCGATTGCAGGGGTCTGCTCAAAGCTGCAATTCGTGATCCGGATCCAGTAATATTTCTAGAAAACGAGATCGCTTATGGGCACGAGCATGAAGTTCCTGATTCTGAGCTATCGGACAAAGACTATCTGCTTGAGATAGGTAAAGCTGCTGTTATACGGGAAGGAAAGGATGTAACTATTACTGCTTTCTCATTGAAATTAAAGGATGCTTTAAATGCAGCAGATTTACTTTCAGGTGGAGGCATAGAAGCTGAAGTTATTGACTTAAGAACTTTAAGACCTCTTGATACTGAAACTATTATTAATTCTATCAGGAAAACTAATAGATTAGTTAGCATAGAAGAAGGTTGGCCATTTGCAGGAATAGGAGCAGAGCTTTCAGCTGTTGTTATGGAGCAGGGATTTGACTACCTTGATGCCCCAGTTGTACGCGTAACTGGCAAGGATATTCCCCTTCCCTATGCTGCAAATCTAGAAAAAAAAGCATTACCGCAAGTGGAAGACATAGTTGAAACTGTGCATCAGGTCTGTTTTAGAAAAAAATAA
- the lepA gene encoding translation elongation factor 4, which translates to MDNVRNFAIIAHIDHGKSTLADRLIEECNGLEAREMTNQVLDSMDIERERGITIKAQTVRLNYTANDGNRYCLNLMDTPGHVDFSYEVSRSLAACEGSLLVIDSSQGVEAQTLANVYKAIDNNHEIIVVLNKVDLPASDPERVKLQVEEIIGIGSSESILISAKTGLGIRDVLEAIITKLPAPQGNINAPLQAILVDSWYDPYLGVVILVRVKNGVLKKGMKIVMMSNNAVYQVDNIGIFTPKKVMTSELSAGEVGFITASMRKMADCKVGDTITEEKKPCGEALPGFKEIHPVVFCSIFPNKTDGFKYLREALEKLHLNDTSFTFEAETSNALGYGFRCGFLGMLHLEVIQERLEREFDLDLTATAPSVIYEVTTQSGETLNIHNPNDMPDSVKIKIVEEPWITATIMVPDQYLGEILSLCDERRGKQEDLSYVGNTMTALLKYKLPLSEVVLDFYDRLKSISKGYASLDWEISNYQESQIDKLSFLVNGEPVDALACIVHKSRSEKRGREICARLRDLIPRQQYKIAIQATVGGKIVARETINPYRKDVTAKLYGGDVTRKMKLLEKQKKGKKRLYSVGNVDIPHNAFIQALKIGD; encoded by the coding sequence ATGGACAATGTAAGGAATTTTGCAATAATAGCACATATAGATCACGGTAAATCAACACTTGCTGACCGTTTGATAGAGGAGTGTAATGGTCTTGAGGCAAGAGAAATGACCAATCAAGTGCTCGACTCGATGGATATAGAACGCGAACGTGGGATCACAATCAAAGCACAGACGGTAAGGCTAAACTATACTGCAAATGATGGTAATCGATATTGTTTAAACCTTATGGATACTCCAGGTCATGTTGACTTTTCGTATGAAGTAAGTCGAAGCTTAGCTGCATGTGAAGGTTCGCTCTTAGTAATAGATAGTAGTCAGGGGGTTGAAGCTCAAACTCTTGCGAATGTATATAAGGCAATTGACAATAATCATGAGATAATAGTTGTGCTCAACAAAGTTGACCTTCCTGCCTCAGATCCAGAAAGGGTAAAACTTCAGGTTGAAGAAATAATTGGCATTGGCTCTAGTGAGTCAATTTTAATATCGGCAAAAACTGGACTTGGAATAAGGGATGTATTGGAAGCAATAATAACAAAACTTCCAGCTCCACAGGGTAATATAAATGCTCCACTGCAGGCGATTTTAGTTGATAGTTGGTATGACCCTTACTTGGGAGTAGTAATTTTAGTACGAGTTAAAAATGGGGTGCTAAAAAAAGGCATGAAGATTGTTATGATGTCTAACAATGCTGTATATCAAGTAGACAATATCGGTATTTTTACTCCTAAAAAAGTAATGACAAGTGAACTCTCAGCAGGTGAAGTTGGTTTTATAACTGCTTCGATGAGAAAAATGGCAGACTGCAAAGTAGGGGACACTATTACCGAAGAAAAAAAACCTTGCGGTGAAGCATTGCCGGGCTTTAAAGAGATACACCCTGTGGTGTTTTGTAGTATTTTCCCTAACAAAACAGATGGCTTTAAATATTTAAGAGAGGCGCTGGAGAAGTTACATTTGAATGATACAAGTTTTACCTTCGAAGCTGAAACTTCAAATGCGCTCGGCTATGGGTTTCGTTGCGGTTTCTTGGGGATGCTACATCTTGAGGTTATCCAAGAAAGGCTCGAAAGAGAATTTGATTTGGACTTAACGGCAACTGCACCAAGTGTTATATATGAGGTTACAACGCAAAGTGGTGAAACTCTGAATATTCATAACCCAAATGATATGCCAGATTCAGTAAAGATTAAAATAGTAGAAGAGCCATGGATTACTGCAACTATAATGGTACCCGACCAATATTTAGGGGAAATTCTATCTCTATGTGATGAAAGGAGAGGAAAACAGGAGGATTTATCTTACGTTGGTAACACAATGACAGCGTTGTTGAAGTATAAGTTGCCACTGTCTGAGGTTGTTTTGGATTTTTATGATAGGTTGAAATCGATTTCTAAGGGATACGCAAGTTTGGATTGGGAAATTTCCAATTATCAGGAAAGTCAAATAGATAAATTGAGCTTTTTAGTTAATGGAGAACCTGTAGATGCATTGGCCTGTATTGTTCACAAAAGTAGATCTGAGAAAAGAGGACGTGAAATATGTGCGCGCTTGAGAGATTTAATACCACGTCAGCAATATAAAATTGCAATTCAAGCAACAGTGGGCGGTAAAATTGTTGCAAGAGAAACGATTAACCCATATAGAAAGGATGTAACAGCTAAACTCTATGGTGGAGACGTAACACGAAAAATGAAGCTTTTAGAAAAGCAAAAGAAAGGCAAGAAAAGACTATATTCTGTAGGAAACGTGGACATTCCACATAATGCTTTTATTCAAGCTTTGAAAATAGGTGATTGA
- a CDS encoding malonyl-CoA decarboxylase gives MVKESLVEFNVVKVEDKKAVKSFFKIFGGVADTVRSWIGNIGPDLSSSRDIDSLILKMNECLNPKGGEVSARKNTVSLGNLYLSLSEKGRIKFLQTLAEKFNPSKAEIDEKIKGYKKNQDSELSYKFEQDLIRILESPRSKILKQFISLPEGLKFIVDMRSDVLKLKSQYRSLNPLENELKSILCTWVDVDLLDLRQITWDSPASLLEKLIKYEAVHKISSWGDLKNRLDSDHLCFAFFHYKIPSEPLIFVEVALMNEIANSIQHLLDESIPSSDPSNASTAIFYSISNTQAGLSGISLGNFLIKRVVEKLSHEFKSIKVYATLSPIPGFAKWLKENLNQDITLLSKLNIKQSSAEILGNIGQLKTNVECESEVKQCLLKLCAHYLLKVKNSNGSAYDPVAHFHLSNGASIKQLNWMADTSEKGIGQSAGIMVNYLYELSKIDNNHESYMVNKVVSHSKKVSSILKE, from the coding sequence ATAGTAAAAGAATCATTAGTTGAATTTAATGTAGTGAAAGTTGAAGATAAGAAAGCAGTAAAAAGCTTTTTTAAGATATTTGGTGGAGTGGCAGATACTGTAAGATCGTGGATTGGCAATATTGGTCCGGATTTAAGCAGTAGTCGCGATATCGATAGTTTAATTTTAAAGATGAACGAGTGCTTAAATCCAAAAGGGGGGGAAGTCTCGGCGCGTAAGAATACTGTATCTCTTGGTAATCTGTACTTAAGTTTATCAGAGAAAGGTAGAATAAAGTTTCTACAAACCCTGGCAGAAAAATTTAATCCAAGCAAAGCGGAAATAGATGAAAAAATAAAAGGATATAAGAAAAATCAAGATTCCGAATTGAGCTATAAATTTGAACAGGACTTAATAAGAATTCTTGAATCGCCACGTTCTAAAATATTGAAACAGTTTATCTCTTTACCAGAAGGTCTTAAGTTTATTGTTGACATGCGTTCTGATGTGCTTAAGCTAAAGAGCCAATATAGAAGTCTAAATCCGCTAGAGAACGAATTAAAAAGTATACTTTGTACTTGGGTTGATGTTGATCTATTGGATCTTCGTCAAATAACCTGGGATTCACCTGCATCATTGTTGGAAAAACTTATAAAATATGAAGCTGTGCATAAAATTTCTTCGTGGGGTGACTTAAAAAACAGGCTAGATTCTGATCATCTCTGTTTTGCTTTTTTTCATTATAAAATACCAAGTGAACCTTTAATTTTTGTAGAGGTTGCATTGATGAATGAAATAGCAAATAGTATTCAACACCTTTTAGATGAGTCAATACCTTCAAGCGATCCAAGTAATGCAAGCACTGCCATATTCTATTCAATATCAAATACCCAAGCAGGGTTGTCTGGAATCAGTCTTGGTAATTTTTTGATCAAAAGGGTTGTGGAAAAATTATCGCATGAATTTAAAAGCATAAAGGTGTACGCAACTCTTTCTCCAATACCTGGCTTTGCAAAATGGCTAAAAGAAAATTTAAACCAGGATATTACTTTGTTAAGCAAACTGAATATAAAACAATCTAGTGCAGAAATTTTAGGAAATATAGGTCAATTGAAAACTAACGTTGAATGCGAAAGTGAAGTAAAACAATGCTTGCTGAAGCTTTGTGCGCATTATTTGCTAAAGGTTAAAAACAGCAATGGCAGTGCTTATGATCCAGTGGCGCATTTTCATTTAAGTAATGGTGCATCGATAAAACAACTAAACTGGATGGCGGATACCTCTGAAAAGGGTATAGGCCAATCAGCTGGGATAATGGTGAACTATTTGTATGAATTATCTAAAATAGATAACAATCATGAGAGTTATATGGTTAATAAAGTAGTTTCTCACTCAAAAAAAGTGTCGTCTATATTAAAGGAGTAA
- a CDS encoding YebC/PmpR family DNA-binding transcriptional regulator has translation MAGHSQFSNIKYRKGAQDAKRSQRFTKLIREITVAAKQGLPDPEFNPRLRSAVFAARKENLPKDRIETAIKNAAGNVAGENYEEIQYEGHGPFGTALIVHVLTNNRNRAASEVRYIFSRKNGSLGETGSVSYLFDHVGLIVYKAESVNFDDLFSHGIELEVLNVEENNIEGLYVITCRVKDFGKVRNAFYAKFGEPELARLSWQPKDLIEISDKKLIDKLSALVEELEDNDDVQYVEGNFAFAGLSLKL, from the coding sequence ATGGCTGGTCATTCACAATTTTCAAATATAAAGTATCGGAAAGGTGCCCAAGATGCAAAGCGCTCTCAAAGATTTACAAAACTCATTAGAGAAATAACAGTTGCTGCAAAGCAAGGGCTACCTGATCCTGAATTCAACCCGCGTCTTCGCTCTGCTGTATTTGCTGCACGCAAAGAAAATCTGCCAAAAGATAGGATAGAAACAGCAATAAAAAATGCAGCTGGTAATGTTGCTGGGGAAAATTATGAAGAAATACAGTATGAAGGCCATGGACCTTTTGGTACTGCACTCATTGTTCATGTTCTGACGAATAATCGTAATCGAGCTGCTTCTGAGGTGCGTTATATTTTTTCTCGCAAAAATGGAAGTTTGGGGGAAACAGGAAGCGTAAGTTATCTTTTTGATCATGTAGGCTTAATCGTTTATAAAGCAGAAAGTGTAAATTTTGACGATTTATTTAGTCATGGAATCGAATTAGAAGTATTGAATGTTGAGGAAAATAACATAGAAGGATTATATGTTATAACCTGTAGAGTAAAAGATTTTGGCAAGGTACGTAATGCTTTTTATGCAAAATTTGGAGAGCCAGAACTTGCTCGACTTTCATGGCAGCCAAAGGACCTGATTGAAATTAGTGATAAAAAGTTGATCGATAAATTATCTGCATTGGTTGAAGAGTTGGAAGATAATGATGATGTGCAATACGTTGAAGGTAATTTTGCTTTTGCTGGCCTGTCGCTTAAGTTATGA
- a CDS encoding outer membrane protein assembly factor BamD, which produces MYKALITCFIFLVCSFTRSYASDDVHLEKSETELYEEAVELFDQKKYKQAIRAFRKIEDLYPFSYWAMKAKLLSGISHYNMDDYSSAASDMDDYIYIYPNGEDLPYVYYLRVLSYYMQINRVQLGQQTAYKALELAAEYVNLFSESEYIEEMKEKVRLITDHILKKEYSIGKFYFRRGEYLAAIKRFQNIISSKDYSYFPRSINYLIAAYSALGLDLEAGQYESLLAENLKENTVEQ; this is translated from the coding sequence ATGTATAAGGCTTTAATCACGTGCTTTATTTTTCTAGTTTGCTCCTTTACGCGATCATATGCAAGTGATGATGTTCATCTTGAGAAGAGTGAAACTGAGCTATATGAGGAAGCAGTTGAGCTTTTTGACCAGAAAAAATACAAACAAGCTATCAGAGCATTTCGGAAAATTGAGGATTTGTATCCTTTTTCTTATTGGGCAATGAAAGCAAAATTGTTGTCTGGTATTTCTCACTACAATATGGATGACTATAGCAGTGCTGCAAGTGATATGGACGATTATATATATATTTATCCAAATGGTGAGGATTTACCGTACGTGTATTACTTAAGGGTGTTATCTTATTATATGCAAATTAATAGGGTGCAGCTTGGACAACAAACTGCATATAAGGCTTTAGAACTAGCTGCAGAGTACGTTAATCTTTTTTCAGAGAGTGAATATATAGAAGAAATGAAGGAAAAGGTAAGACTAATCACGGATCATATACTAAAGAAAGAATATTCTATCGGTAAGTTCTATTTTAGGCGTGGTGAATATCTAGCAGCAATTAAGCGTTTTCAAAATATAATAAGCAGTAAGGATTATAGCTATTTCCCCAGATCTATTAACTATTTAATAGCAGCTTATTCGGCTCTTGGTCTTGATCTAGAAGCTGGGCAGTATGAAAGTCTATTAGCAGAGAACCTCAAAGAGAATACTGTAGAACAGTAA
- the pgsA gene encoding CDP-diacylglycerol--glycerol-3-phosphate 3-phosphatidyltransferase, translated as MFKKNLPNSLTISRALAIPAIILSFYIENRYANLITISIFIFACITDFFDGYLARAWKVQSKFGRLFDPIADKLIVVSTIMMLVYKHKINDYTIVPSVIVVCREILVSGLREFLIAKNVSLPVSKAGKIKTFLQMVAVVALIMNDYETVQYMGAVCLWIAAVMTVWSGYNYVLAGIKQID; from the coding sequence ATGTTTAAGAAAAACCTGCCTAATTCACTTACAATTTCCCGTGCACTTGCAATACCAGCAATAATATTGAGTTTTTATATAGAAAATAGATATGCAAACTTGATAACAATATCAATCTTTATATTTGCGTGCATTACAGATTTTTTTGATGGTTACCTAGCGCGTGCGTGGAAAGTTCAATCAAAATTTGGCAGGCTATTTGATCCAATTGCTGATAAATTAATAGTGGTTTCAACGATAATGATGCTGGTTTATAAGCATAAGATCAATGATTACACGATAGTACCATCAGTTATAGTCGTTTGTCGGGAGATATTAGTTTCGGGTTTGCGGGAGTTTCTAATAGCTAAGAATGTTAGCTTACCTGTAAGTAAAGCTGGAAAAATCAAAACATTTTTACAGATGGTTGCTGTAGTGGCACTAATAATGAACGATTATGAGACAGTTCAATATATGGGTGCAGTTTGTTTATGGATTGCAGCTGTTATGACTGTGTGGTCTGGTTATAATTATGTTCTAGCTGGCATTAAACAAATTGACTGA